AAGCTATATATGATACATAGCCTGCAATTGTAAAAATATCACTATGATTGACAGCATTAGAGTCTTTGGTGTCATGACATGGGGACAGTCACTACAAAATTGCAATGATGCCTGACAGCAAAGAATACCTCTGCTATTGTTGTGTTCCTCAGTCAACCAGCCCTGGCTCTCTCATTCAGATAATTTCAGTCATGCAAGATACTGGGATTGGTTAAGCCACGCCTTGTTTGGCTGTGAATAAAAACACACTGGAGCAAATAAAGTTCAAGGTAGCTTTACAGCTCAGGGTCACATTTCAGTTCAGCTAAGTGTATAAAAAGCACACAATGCCTAGCTGTTTGGCAGAAAGACTCTCTTGCACTACAGCAGCATAGTTCTGCATATAATATCCTGATGCAGTGAGTGCACTGCTCAGGAAACCCTCAAGGAAGTGGGTATGGCTAGTCAGGCCTCACCTGAGAAGTTTAGAAAATGCCAGTGTGAGACAAGTCATCCCCAGAGCATCCTTTACCAGATTCTTAACAAAGCGCAGGATGAGACCACATGGCATCCCCAGGACTACCATCCTTGCTACTCGATATCAAATGCTGGCTGTCCCTGTGAGGGCAACAGGAAAGTTGTCCTCAGAACTCCAGAAGTGACCTGCATGAGAGCTTCTGAAGTACTCTTAAAGACGATAACTTTTATAAGAAACTTGCCTTCTTTTTATCATTTGCCCCAGGAGGATCAGGCACTTCTAGTTCAACAGTGCTGGGCCCCTCTCTTTGTCTTGGGCCTggcacaggagtgggtggatttTGAACTGAAAGAGCTTTCAGTCCCTAGTTTGTTGAAAAAAATCCTTCTCAATCAGTCTCTGACAGATAGTGACAACGTGGAGAACTCCTCCCTGGGAGCATCATTAGCAGATGTTCAGAAGATGAGGAATTTCCTGGAGAACTTCTGGAATTCAGACATATGTGCAAAAGAATATGCCTATCTGAAAGGAATTATTCTCTTTAACCCTGGTAAGTTCCATGGCAATATTTGTAGACAAATGCACAGCTAAG
This genomic window from Eretmochelys imbricata isolate rEreImb1 chromosome 3, rEreImb1.hap1, whole genome shotgun sequence contains:
- the LOC144262024 gene encoding nuclear receptor subfamily 0 group B member 2-like, yielding MASQASPEKFRKCQCETSHPQSILYQILNKAQDETTWHPQDYHPCYSISNAGCPCEGNRKVVLRTPEVTCMRASEVLLKTITFIRNLPSFYHLPQEDQALLVQQCWAPLFVLGLAQEWVDFELKELSVPSLLKKILLNQSLTDSDNVENSSLGASLADVQKMRNFLENFWNSDICAKEYAYLKGIILFNPELPGLRFRHYVQTLQQEAQRTLMEFSSMMYNRNLGRFAWILGLLASLKAINAETIAELFFRPILGEVNLNDLLLETLYFKQDLL